The Phycisphaeraceae bacterium genome has a window encoding:
- a CDS encoding N-acetyl-gamma-glutamyl-phosphate reductase, producing the protein MLTRSTTAAATRTVALVGARGHTGAELIRLIAGHPHFSLAAATSRELLGRRVADHVPGFVGDLVFGDASPQQIAAGGFDVVVLALPNGKSGPYVEAIDAAQRITGETPVPLTPVPPDPVIVDLSADWRFDETGRWVYGLPEHFRDRIRGAKRIANPGCYATGMQMALRPVIDLLDGPPHVFGVSGYSGAGTTPSPRNDPERLRDNLMPYSLSGHTHEKEVTRHLGRPVIFHPHVAPFFRGITLTVSMRLVSPQTFESLAARYHAAYDGEPLVRFVTDIPLVRDIAGHHHVEIGGLTVSESGRDAVVVATIDNLLKGAATQAIQNMNLACGFDEFAGIL; encoded by the coding sequence ATGCTCACCCGTTCGACGACCGCCGCCGCCACCCGCACCGTCGCCCTCGTGGGCGCGCGCGGCCACACCGGCGCGGAACTCATTCGCCTCATCGCCGGGCACCCGCACTTTTCTTTGGCTGCCGCGACGTCGCGCGAACTGCTGGGCCGGCGCGTGGCGGACCACGTGCCCGGCTTCGTCGGCGACCTGGTGTTCGGCGACGCCTCGCCCCAGCAGATCGCGGCGGGCGGTTTTGATGTGGTCGTGCTGGCGCTGCCCAATGGCAAATCGGGGCCGTATGTGGAGGCAATTGACGCCGCGCAAAGGATCACGGGCGAGACGCCTGTGCCACTGACGCCTGTGCCACCGGACCCCGTCATCGTCGATCTCTCCGCCGACTGGCGGTTCGATGAGACAGGCCGCTGGGTGTACGGGCTGCCCGAGCACTTTCGTGATCGCATCCGCGGCGCGAAACGCATCGCCAACCCCGGCTGCTACGCCACGGGCATGCAAATGGCCCTGCGGCCCGTGATCGACCTGCTGGACGGCCCGCCCCACGTATTCGGCGTGTCGGGGTATTCCGGTGCGGGCACCACACCCTCGCCGCGCAACGACCCGGAGCGGCTGCGCGACAACCTGATGCCCTACTCGCTGAGCGGCCACACGCACGAGAAGGAAGTCACGAGACACCTCGGCCGCCCGGTGATCTTCCACCCGCACGTGGCGCCGTTCTTCCGCGGCATCACGCTGACGGTGTCGATGCGCCTTGTGTCGCCGCAGACGTTTGAGTCGCTCGCCGCCCGCTACCACGCGGCGTACGACGGCGAGCCGCTGGTGCGGTTCGTCACCGACATCCCCCTGGTGCGCGACATCGCCGGGCATCACCACGTGGAGATCGGCGGGCTGACGGTGAGCGAAAGCGGCCGCGACGCGGTGGTGGTGGCGACCATCGACAACCTGCTCAAGGGAGCGGCGACGCAGGCGATCCAGAACATGAACCTGGCGTGCGGGTTTGATGAGTTCGCGGGGATTCTGTAA
- a CDS encoding GNAT family N-acetyltransferase, which yields MLRLAPITLESHQVRLEPLSHGHADGLRAAAFDGRLWELRFTWVPEPENVEQYIDAALEGQRLALSGHTTGGMLPWAVRELTTGDIIGSTRYHDIIPAARRVEIGYTWYARRWQRTHVNTSCKLLLLTHAFDTLGCGVVGLRTDILNTTSQRAIERLGAKKDGVIRHHAARKDGTIRDTVMYSVLASEWPQVCERLEARIARPAV from the coding sequence ATGCTCCGACTCGCCCCCATCACCCTCGAATCCCACCAAGTCCGCCTCGAACCCCTCTCGCACGGCCACGCGGACGGTCTGCGCGCCGCCGCGTTCGACGGGCGGCTGTGGGAACTGCGATTCACCTGGGTGCCCGAGCCGGAAAACGTGGAGCAGTACATCGACGCCGCGCTCGAAGGCCAGCGGCTCGCCCTGTCCGGCCACACAACCGGCGGCATGCTGCCGTGGGCCGTGCGCGAACTCACCACCGGCGACATCATCGGCTCCACGCGCTACCACGACATCATCCCCGCGGCGCGGCGGGTGGAGATCGGCTACACCTGGTACGCCAGGCGCTGGCAGCGCACGCATGTCAACACCTCGTGCAAACTGCTGCTCCTCACCCACGCGTTCGACACCCTCGGCTGCGGTGTGGTCGGGCTGCGGACCGACATCCTCAACACCACCAGCCAGCGGGCCATCGAGCGGCTGGGCGCGAAGAAGGACGGCGTCATCCGCCACCACGCCGCCCGCAAGGACGGCACCATCCGCGACACCGTGATGTACAGTGTGCTGGCGTCGGAATGGCCGCAGGTGTGTGAGCGGTTGGAGGCGAGAATCGCTCGGCCAGCGGTGTAA